GGTGTGAAAAGAGATGTAAATTTTCATCGACTTCTCCGGCACGACACGTCATTGACACTTCGGCGCGGATGCCTTCCAGTGACGCCTCATCACTGACACGTCACTGCAACGCCAACGTCGACACTTCATCGCGAAGGTCTTCATCAAGTGGCCTTCATCACATCTTCGTCAACACATTGTCGCCGCCCCGTTCACAAGATGACATCTCCAACGTCCTCTGACGGTATAACTGCAAGACGCGACCACGACGGAGGCAGACCGCGTCATGACGACGACATCGATCGCGTCGTCTACGACGGCACGACTGTATCAACACGGTCCTGGTAAACGGATGTGTGCTCAATGGGTTTCTTCTGGTCATGACAAAACCGATGGTCTCATTGCCGACGACACCCCCTGACATCTGCAAGGTGCATCGTCCACGACTGCAACTTTGTCATCTACAACATAGCATAATTTTTTTTGCGCCTCCGGCTTTTGTGCGGTTCCATCTTCCACGGTGACTACACCATCGACCACGGCTACATCATCAAGATCGGCTACCTCAACATCGACAAGCGAGCTACGTCTACAGCTACTCATTGACTATAACTCCAGTCAACAGCGTCCGCATCGTCACTTGTGTCCACGACACTCTCGCTGTGACTATGGCAAGGATAGAGATGAAGACACGGAAGGCGCACGCTAAAAGGGGACACAATCACCGCACTAGGTTCTAACCCATCAGCCATTCGAGACACAATTGATGATGGCACAAAAGAGAAGACGACAAAAGCGCAAAAGTTCAAATTCGGTCAAAATCGTCCGTTTTACTCCCGCTATGACTGAGGAAGAATGTTAAAAGTATAATTATGTTTAAGTTGAAGATTAAGAGTTAGAGATATAATATATTTATAAACCATGTACGGTGTGCCCTCTATTCTAAATCTCTCTCCCTCATatcgtatttttatatattcttcaTACAAGGATCAGATGAATACAACAGAAATATTAGGGATCATATAAAGCGCTGCTACACGGACGACAAATTCACGACCGACGCCTGCAcgatcctactccctccgttccgaaatataagtctttggagagattacactatgaaccacatacggatgtatgtagatgcattttagagtgtagatttgtccattttactccgtatgtagttcatagtggaatctctacaaagacttataggagtatttaggaacggagggagtgcttggcaGCATCAAAAGCTAGCGTGCATGCATGAATCGCTGCTGGGGGAGGATGCATCGTTCGCAGATCGTGCGTGCAGCGTCATGTGTAAAGCAATTTCGTAATTTCTACCAGGCTTTCTACTAGGCGCTCCTCTCTCTCCGGGTGCAGATCGGCAGCGGCTGGTGACGGTGGGCCGGTTTGGTAGGATGGTACACATCTTCTCGTGCATTGATTGGGTCGGCCTGCATAAAGTGCGTGCCTGACCAGGATGAGCGTCCGGGCCCGATGGAACCTTTTTGTATTTTTTGCAAGCTACTCCAGCTGTGGTGTGTGTGGTACAAGTAGTGCTGCTGCGTCCCCTGTGTGTCTGAGAAAGCGAGAACGTTTGTTGTGCTTCGGTGCTTCCCAGCTGCTGACTGTGTGCCATTGGCCGTGGGATCATCCGGCACCCACTCAAGGAAGCAACCGCACATTTGGTTTGACATTCTCACAAGAAAGTTTTTCCTTTTGTCAAAAAATACCCCTGAGAACAGGGATTTGATCTCGGAGCACCAACGGAGGGCAAACATCGCTGATGGCAGATGTTTTCCCCTTTCTTTTGCGGTAAAAGAAGGTTTTTCTGTAGAGAAGCACTGCTAGTTTTTTTTCCCTTTTCTGAAGAAAGAGAAATACTGCTAGTTGTGTTTGAACTTGAAACCAAGCCTGTGTGACCGGACCAGGGTCAGAGACAAATTTGGCGTAAAATCCTCTGAAAGGAGGTTTTCTCTTTTTGTCGAATGAGCAGAACCGTCTGATCCGAATCATCCGGTCTCCGTCAGCAAGGGTAGCAACAGCGGGTGGCGAAATCAAGTCATGTAGTTAACCAGTGAAACTAAAAGAAAAAATCAATGCAAAAAAGTATTCAAAACTCAAGTCAGCCACAAAAAAACCTACCTATGCATATAGGTGATCACTTTGAGCAATTTGGCATTCATGTTCAATGAAAGAATCAATCATGCGTAGACATCATGCCACTCAGAGGCCTCATGAGAGGAAGAGGAATGTGATAACAGCATCCGCACAATTGGCCTTTTCAACAGAAGACCACAACTCGGCTCGTGCACCGCGCGTGCGTTGCGGCGTGTATATATTCTTCACTCTCTTCAGAATGTTGCAACCTGTACGATGTTAGCTACACTAACCCTTCTCCGGCAGATCAGACCCTCCTCAGATGATATATACTATACTCCCAGGAACTTGCGCGAGGTGTTTGTGTGCCTCTTTCAGTCAAAGAGGTGATGATCAGCACTTGTGTGCTGGATCCGCGCGTCAACTCTCCATCCAAATGTTCTTCCTTCGCTCAAGGGAAGAAGAGCTTCGCGTAGAGCAGCTCGTTCCAGGTGTCCTGGAGTCCCGGGAGGCACCAATGGGTGCAGTCGGCGTAGCTCTTTGGGTTGGCGATCTGCTCCGGGGTCAGCGGGTTCCACTGCTTCTTGTATATCTGGGTGTGCGCGTCTTTGCGGTACTCGGAGAGCTGGGTGATGTTGACGACCCCAACGGGGACCTTAGAAGCACTGAACACTTCGCCGATAACCCGCATCAGGCCCTTGCTAGTGCCTGGTCCCCAGTAAGACAAATCTTTGATTGGGGTAGTTTGGTTGTAGCAGTTTCCATCAGACTTGTCGCCCCAATCTTTGCTCCTGATGATAAAAGAAGATCAGAAACATGGGTCAGATTTCAATCAATCACATGAGACTTAGTATAGGATGAGCCGATCAGTTTCTTCATTTGATGGAAATTTTAACTAAATAATTGATATAAATATGAGAGCTTACTGGGTATGAGTAGGTGACATAGTGACAAAAAACGCCCTTGAACTTTTTGGGTCCATGTTGTTCTCGACCCATTTCGCCACGGCATTCAGGACCATCCCATATGCATCCTCTGTTTCCATTTCTTTGATGTCCTTGTTCTTATCTTCAAAGGAATTTTGCCTGCAAGAAACAGAATTTCAGAACCTTTTTTTTTCGAAATTACAAGATGACTCATCATAAAATACCCCGCTTGTCACACTCCAAATAATACATCATGTGATTTGTATCTCATGTTTACTTGACTATATCCCCTACTTTCATGTTTCTCCAACAGGATGCGATATTTAACAAGACACGGTCTTTTCATGTTAATCTTTCCAGTCAGAGTCAGGATGACTACCACAAAAAAACAAGAATATGGCAATCGAATCATAAGGCGCAAAATATAAAAATACGATGTAGCTCTCACATGCCCTTTAAAATTTAAGCTAGCTTCAAGCAAGCAGCAACTTGTGATACCCTACTTGTCACTCTTCAAATATTTGATCATTGCCATCATGCACCTATAATTTTTGTCGCATGTTTACTTGATTATATCCGCTACTTCCATGTTTTTCCAACAGGATGTGATGTTTAAcaaagcatgatgttttcatgttaATTTTATGATTCAAAGTCGGGATAACTACCAAAAACAATAAGAATATGACAATTGATCTGCGGCCCAAAAATATATGAATGTGATGTATTAACAATGATGTACCCTTAAAAGTTTAAGCTAATTTTCCCTCAAAAAAATTAAGCTAGCTTCAAGCAAGAACAGCTTGTAGTCATGTAGAAATTACTTACAGAATTTTCATCTTTTGTCCGGTCATCCACCACAGGTAGGTATTGAATACCACAACGTCAGCTCCTTTCCAAAACTTGGCGTGCTTTTCAATGGCTGTGCCCCTTACTATTCTATCCGTGACACGGTGAACAACAGCATCGTCGGAATTTGATTCAGCTAGAAAGGGGGCCCAATAGAACTCAATCGTGGCATTGTAGTCCTGGGAAAATGAGACATTAAGCATATTCAGTATGGATGAGATTAGAGACAAAGGGTAGCCCGCAAGTTACAAAAAGGAACACCGTTTTGAGATGAAGATATTCAGATGGAAACATCCATAAACTTGGGGAGCCTGTTGCTTATTGCCATATCTAGTAATCTTCGGTGTTCACAGTAGTTCATTGACCAACAAAAGGTTCAGTGCAGTGCTTATTGCGTTATATGTTGCTGTGTGGAAAAAAGAAGGGAAATCTTTGGTCTGAAAACTGTCAGCGAGTCAACTGTGAGTTTTAAGATCAAGTCATTTGAATGAGAATATTCATAAACTTGGGTGTTTGTAGCTTGCTGAGATATATAGTTATCTATTGGTGTTCACAGTATGTTCATTGACTGAAAAATAGGTTCAGAGCAGTGCTTATTGAGTTATGTATTGCACTGTTCATCTATACCATGTAAAAAGAAACGAGGGAGTTTGTTGCAAGTTGACATATCTAGCAATCTTTTGGTGTTCACAATATGTTTATTGACTGAAAAATAGGTTCAGTGCAGTTCTTATTgagttatgtattgtgatgttcatCTCCCCATTGAAAAAAACTAGGTTCTTGTACTTTTGCTCTGAAAAAATAAGAATATTTAATATCAAGGCATTTAGATGAAAACATTCATGAAGTTGGATTATGTTGCTTGTAGCATATAATATAGCAATCTTTGGTGTTCACAGTATGTTCATTGACTGACAACAAAAATCTTCAGTTCAGTGCTCATTAAGCTATGTATTGCTCACTGTTCATCTGCTATGTAAAAAAACCAAGGGAATACCTTTGCTCTGAAAACTGTGAGCGAGTCAAATGTTTCCATGGACTTGGCACTCTCAGGAATGGCCCGGTGCAGGAGGCAGACCAACGACACGTACTGCCCGCGGTTGAGCGAATCGCCAACAAACAGCATGCGCTTGCCCCGCAGCATCTCCAGCATCAGAGTCGCATTGAAGCTGCATTTTCAGGTGTGAGAATAGGGCACATAGCATAAAGTTCAATACTGTATTAAAGCCATAACAACCACCAAAAACCATAGTTTGATAAAGCAGTTTAACATTTTTTTAGTTGTGGTTCAACTGGAACACTCATGCAGTTGGCGCTCGGCCATACAACACTAGTGGGTTTAGTTCTCAGAGTGACTGAGATTGTTGTCCAACCATCAGACTCGAGCAATCTTAACCAACAGATTCAGCGCTAACTGTGTCCGATAGATAGCCCACGCGCTGTCTCTGAGCATTCAGACGGGGGTTTGCAACAAAAAGAGAAGCCAAAACTGTTGCAGACGGTCCCGTAAATTATgcaccataaactattgtggtgctGAGCATTAAGATCAATATTAAAGCCGTAACAACCACCGAAAACCTTAGATTGATAAGTTGTTCAACATTTTTAGATGGCGGTTCAACCGCAGCAGTCATGTAGCTGCACACTGCCATATAATACTACTGGGTTTAATTCTGACAGTGACCGAGAATTTTCCATGACCATCTGCCTCAACCCCTATTAACTGAGCAGTACGGACAACAACATGTTCACATTCTCTAACAATAAGAGTTGAGCGCTACACTGTATCAGAGTGTGACCGCTAACGGTGCCCGATATACAGCCTATGCAGCTGGTACTATACCATACGGTACTACTATTGAGTTTAATTTTGACAGTGCCTGAGATTGTTGTTCTGTAACCACCTGACGCAACATGTGTTAACCGGGAAGTAGGCCAACGGTGTCCAGTATACAGCCTATGCCGCTGTCTAGAAACTTATTGATAAGCCTCTGCAACAAAACATGTTGTGCGCCATAGACTATTGTGGTACGTAGCATAAAGATGAATATAAAGTCATAACAACCACCAAATTCCATAGCCTGATAAAACAGTTTAACATCTTTTAGATTGTGGTTCAGCTGGAACGCTCATGCAGCTGGAACCCTGCCAAGCAACAGTGCGAGTTTAAATTTTGACAGTGACTGAGATTGTTGTTCCGTAACCATCCGGCCCGACCAGAATTAACCAGGCAGTACGGACGACGGGTTCAGCGTCGCATCCTGTGAGAATAAAAGTTGAATGTCCCATTCCTTCGAGTGCGACCGCCAACGGTGTCCGGTATACAGCCTACGCCGCAGTCTAGAAAGTAGAAACGTTTTGACAAAGTCTATGCAAACAAAAGGAGAAGCCACGAACAAACTCGTGCAGATGGGCCTGCCGCGAATCGCGCAGCACCCATCGCCCCTAACGTCGTCGTCGCGAGGATATTCAGCGCTTCCTTAATTCCCAGCCAGCGAAGTATCAGAAACCATGCTGGCAAATGCGGGTCGGCCGTGGAAGATGGACAGCAACGGGGCAACCACTAGAACCCCATCAGGAGAAAAGCAAAGCGTGATTAAGGAACCCCTCTAGTAGCATCCAAGTGGAGGGTCCATGGCAACCCACGCCCGCAGAAAAAGAAAATACTAGGGAGGAGAAGGAGATGCTTGATGATTCGTACGGCCGTATCAATGCCGGCGTCCCGGTTGCCGTGGCCCGCGTCCCCCATGGCACCATCCCCTTGCTTGCTCGGTCAGAGGAGGCGCCCCGTGCTCCCACGTGACGCCTGCCGCTGCATTTGCTTTGCGCTGCCTGGCCCGGGAGCACGCGGCACGAGATGGGTCAATGAAACACAGCTGGACGCCTCGTGTGGGAGTGGGACGAGGCGAGGGGCGACGCACCATGATTTTCCATGGCGGATGGACCACGCGCGACTGGACTGGAGGAGTCTGGACCGCCGTGTGCCGTGGCTTGTCGTCGCCCACCCACACGCGAAGACGCTCCCCCGTTACGGTCAGGGACGGAAAAGTCTCGGGTTAGTTAGTTAAGGAGTCCCCGCTAAAATAACTGCAACTGCATCTGGTTGTGCCGTCCACACGCCGGACTCGGCACGTTGGACGCGAGCAGAGTCGTCGGCGCATGGACTCGTGTCGTGTCGCGTCGCTCGCCGCGcccccaccaccgccaccacgacCTCGGAGTGGCCTACCTACCTACCGAAGTCCCGACCCCAACCCCAGCGGTGGGGTGGTTCGCCTACCTCGGAGCCTCGTAGCGCCTGAACCCGCCCGGACGGAAGCAACCAAAGCCAAGCGCGTCCGGCCAAACCCCACCGGCCGGATTCATTAACCTCGAAATCTCGCTCTTCTTCGCCGTTGCTAACCTGATAACCGTAAGATCCTAACCACCCGGCGGACTGCGATCGATTCGTCCGCTCCGTCGAGTCGGCATCGCGGCTTGGATCGAGCGTTCTTTTCTTTTCTCTACTCTCGACGACTTGTTTGTAGCATTGTTTTCTCGTCATGGGATGGGGCGCAAAGATCCAAACCCACTATCGCCGTCGAGAGGTGGAGGAAGGTGTGATTTTGTAGATTAACGATAATGTGCTGTGATTTACTGACCTTGGGAGCGAGCAGCCGCGGGGCTGCCACCGCCAGTGGCGGTAGGCGGTGTCGGGGCGGCCGTGCGCATTGCAGGTCAGCTGCGGCTGGATGTAGGGGCACTCCTCCTCCTGGTACAGCGGCCGCGCCGCCTCGTCGTACACCCACTCGCCGCGGGCCACGTCGCAGCCCGCCGCCGCACGCCCCACCGCAAACGGCAGCgacagcaccgccgccgccgccgagcgggAGCCCGGCACCTTCTCCTCAtcctccgcggcggcggcggcggccttcttctctGCCACCACCGGTCCGACCTTGCCGCCCACGGGGACATGGGGATGGGGCCTGGGGTGGTGGGGCCtggggcggtggcggggcggcgggtgGTGGAGGAAGGGCTGGTGGAGCGTGGAGGTGAAGTCCTTGAAGTAGAGCAGGGAGACGAAGGTGATGAAGGCGAGCGTGAGCGCGTACGAGGTCAGGAACGGCGTCCGCCGCCcgtgcccgccgccgccggccgcgccgTGCTGCGGCTTCATCATCCTGCTCCTCGTCGTCTCGCCCCAGACTCAGCTCGATCGATCTTGCTGCTGCTTGCTGGCTAGATTGCCGCCGCCAGCATCGCAAGATGCAATGGAGATTCGTGCGCGGGGCGATCCGATCTGGCGCGGCTTGGGGAGGGGAATCTGCTGGGCGGTTGGGAtctgggggtgggggagggggaagcGCTGGTGTTCttggctttggctttggcttgGCTTTGTTGAGGGGAGGTGAAGCTTGGAAGGCAGCTCGCTTTCGGGTTTGGGCCCTGGCAACTTTGGTGAGAAGTGGAGTAGGATTGAATGCTGGGGGTGCGGTGCTGGTGCGTGTCCGAATGGTGGTTTCTGGGTGGGGTGGAGGACTGCCCGATGGCTCCATCTCAAGCCCTGAAACTAGGCGAGAAACTGGGGGCGTTTGCTCCAGTAAACATGGACCGATTACAGCAATTACTAGTGCGCTGCTCTCGTGATTACTCTGCAATTACTGTGCTGCATGTTCGTTTAATATACCGCGTGTCTGCATTACTACTCGAGGCGCATGCCAGAAGTAAATCACTTTGGTCAGTTACCTGAGTTCAAAAAAATAGGAGTACTCTATACAGTTAAAAAATTTGAGCTTCCCCTTTGCTTGTGCTGTTCCATTAACCGGCTGGTGACCTGTGAAAATCAAGCACTGGCATCGCTAACTTGTACGTTAATCAAACAGCCAGCGCACCGGCACCAGTTCCGCGTTCGAACCGGGAAGGCCGGGAGAGGGGCCGTGTGTCCCCCAGGGCACCAGATCCGGCTTCCACGTGACCCCACTAACCCACCCCCTGTTCAGGTTCGCCTCGTCGACGCAAGCAGCACCAGTTGTTGTGAGGTCCGGCGCTCTCTCCCGTTGCCGGCCGGCACTGGACCATACGCCGGGTAGGCGCGCCCATTGCAGATCTGCAGTTATTGATGACACTGTGGCTACCTCAGATCGGTCGATGCTTGAAGAAGATGGCCGGTGATCAATGAAGTGGAGTACGGTACACTAAATTTCAGTCTGGATCCTGGTGGGGCTTGCTGACCTTCTTGCGCGCCGTTTCCGCCCAAAAGCGCCGCGTTCTTCTCGTACCGTCTTTTCCTGCTCGCACGCATCGCTCTCGTCCTTGTGCATTCGCCACCGCCGATGCATGCTCGCCGCGTTCACCAACGTGTGTGTATTCGCGAGCCCGAGACTTGGTTGGGGCGACCCTTAACTGTCACGACAATGCCGCTTCAACCAGGGGCGGACCTAGAACAAAAACTTTCCGGGGTCCATGTGCACGCCATAAATGATGGATACTAAGCAATAATACACACAAAAGCAACCCACTAAATACCTTAAAATGtccaataataataaaaataattatcaaAATGAAGTGTTCCCTTGAAATTCTTGTTGATTGTGTAAAATTAAACAATAAAACATAAGATCTCCAAACAATAGGAACAAATATGATCAGGCAACATGAATTCCCTCATAATTCGCTGATTATTATGTCATCACAAGTGCACAAGGAGTTACAGTATTTGTGTTTGTAGGCAGAAACAACAAATAAACCTTTAACTTCACAACCATACATTTCGATCAACAACTTACTTGACATTGTGTCTTAATGCTGCCGCGTAGTCGACAAATAATCCAAGGTTCCAAATGGATGTGAATAACTAAGGAAAATTTATCAAATCACGGAATCCATATCTCTGTTGTAATACCCTTGAATTTGAAAACACCAGCCATACAATCTAGGTAAAGAATTAGAGAAATTTGGGATAT
Above is a window of Triticum dicoccoides isolate Atlit2015 ecotype Zavitan chromosome 5B, WEW_v2.0, whole genome shotgun sequence DNA encoding:
- the LOC119312483 gene encoding protein trichome birefringence-like 33 → MMKPQHGAAGGGGHGRRTPFLTSYALTLAFITFVSLLYFKDFTSTLHQPFLHHPPPRHRPRPHHPRPHPHVPVGGKVGPVVAEKKAAAAAAEDEEKVPGSRSAAAAVLSLPFAVGRAAAGCDVARGEWVYDEAARPLYQEEECPYIQPQLTCNAHGRPDTAYRHWRWQPRGCSLPSFNATLMLEMLRGKRMLFVGDSLNRGQYVSLVCLLHRAIPESAKSMETFDSLTVFRAKDYNATIEFYWAPFLAESNSDDAVVHRVTDRIVRGTAIEKHAKFWKGADVVVFNTYLWWMTGQKMKILQNSFEDKNKDIKEMETEDAYGMVLNAVAKWVENNMDPKSSRAFFVTMSPTHTQSKDWGDKSDGNCYNQTTPIKDLSYWGPGTSKGLMRVIGEVFSASKVPVGVVNITQLSEYRKDAHTQIYKKQWNPLTPEQIANPKSYADCTHWCLPGLQDTWNELLYAKLFFP